One genomic segment of Natrialbaceae archaeon AArc-T1-2 includes these proteins:
- a CDS encoding CbaC protein has protein sequence MRISRAALLIVIAFTVVAAVELRTLFELFGLEVSPVTTALITVVAIVAIVLWAVLTDLDAADSESDDDESGTDPESNAESVRTA, from the coding sequence ATGCGCATCTCCCGTGCCGCGTTGCTCATCGTGATCGCGTTTACCGTCGTCGCCGCGGTCGAGCTCCGGACGCTGTTCGAGCTGTTCGGACTCGAGGTCTCGCCGGTGACGACGGCACTGATCACGGTCGTTGCGATCGTTGCGATCGTGCTCTGGGCAGTGTTGACCGACCTCGACGCTGCAGATTCCGAGTCGGACGACGACGAGTCAGGAACCGATCCGGAGTCGAACGCCGAAAGCGTCCGAACGGCCTGA
- a CDS encoding DUF4212 domain-containing protein: MSDGDSIETDGGVRSDGTSRSVDYLDAKINLFNPATPFMRDHLTVIWGLFAVWVVFTFGPVTATAIATDFMTNTHVLGFQLHYLLTALGSPIGALVLCAIYAWQRDRLDARYGIDHETESESEVEASTAVATDGGEQP; this comes from the coding sequence ATGAGCGACGGCGACTCGATCGAGACCGACGGCGGTGTGCGGTCGGACGGGACGTCTCGATCCGTCGACTACCTGGACGCCAAGATCAACCTGTTCAACCCCGCGACGCCGTTCATGCGGGATCACCTGACGGTGATCTGGGGACTGTTTGCGGTGTGGGTAGTGTTCACGTTCGGGCCGGTGACTGCGACCGCGATCGCGACCGATTTCATGACGAACACGCACGTGCTCGGCTTCCAGCTCCATTACCTTCTGACCGCGCTGGGTTCGCCGATCGGAGCGTTGGTCCTGTGTGCGATCTACGCCTGGCAGCGCGATCGACTGGACGCCCGGTACGGTATCGATCACGAGACCGAATCCGAATCCGAAGTCGAGGCCAGCACGGCCGTCGCCACCGACGGCGGTGAGCAGCCGTGA
- a CDS encoding sodium:solute symporter family transporter gives MTGPVVLEAATGLFDGGFKLLPALTLAAMLVTFLGVGYFFRVAAVDDMWVAGRSIGAVENGMAIAANWMSVAAYLGVASTVALLGYFGLAYVVGWTTGYFILLIFMAAQFRRFGKYTAPDFVGDRYYSDLGRAIAASTTLLIAFVYIIAQGNGLGLMAQYIFGVSYEVGVVLLMAITIGYVALSGMLGATKNMALQYVILITAFLLGLYATGWTQGWSTVLPFVEYGNQATAMAEIERQYTEPFTDASYYHWIALCVSLIAGTCGLPHVLVRFYTADNERNARWATVWGLFFTLLLFLGTTAYAAFGSRLYQESDVTGDYTEMTGTESDTLVVLTTHLAGLPEWLVGIVAAGAIAAGLATTAGLFISASSAAAHDIYTNLYKADASQREQMIVGRLTILVLGAVVTYLALNPPALIAEVVGMSFALAGTVLFPVFFLGLWWEDATREGAIAGMLVGLFFGFGSILNEILPQYVGALSGDAIFPTFATIVPATSSSLVGVPAVMLTIVVVSLVTEAPPEDVKRLVRQCHSPEPMAKMQTAEDVATDGGEPADD, from the coding sequence GTGACCGGACCGGTGGTTCTCGAGGCCGCGACCGGTCTCTTCGACGGCGGGTTCAAACTTCTTCCGGCGCTCACGCTCGCGGCGATGCTCGTGACCTTTCTGGGCGTCGGGTACTTCTTCCGCGTCGCGGCGGTCGACGATATGTGGGTCGCCGGCCGTTCGATCGGTGCGGTCGAAAACGGGATGGCGATCGCGGCGAACTGGATGAGCGTCGCGGCCTACCTCGGCGTCGCGTCGACGGTCGCGTTGCTCGGCTACTTCGGACTGGCGTACGTCGTCGGCTGGACGACGGGCTATTTCATCCTGCTCATCTTCATGGCCGCACAGTTCCGTCGCTTCGGCAAGTACACCGCGCCCGACTTCGTCGGCGACCGGTACTACTCGGACCTCGGTCGGGCGATCGCCGCCTCGACGACGCTTCTGATCGCGTTCGTCTACATCATCGCCCAGGGCAACGGCCTCGGGCTGATGGCGCAGTACATCTTCGGCGTCTCCTACGAGGTCGGCGTCGTCTTGCTGATGGCGATCACGATCGGCTACGTCGCCCTCTCGGGGATGCTCGGTGCGACGAAGAACATGGCGTTGCAGTACGTCATCCTCATCACCGCGTTCTTGCTCGGTCTCTATGCTACCGGCTGGACGCAGGGGTGGTCGACGGTCCTGCCGTTCGTCGAGTACGGCAACCAGGCGACTGCGATGGCCGAGATCGAGCGCCAGTACACGGAGCCGTTCACGGACGCGAGCTACTACCACTGGATCGCACTCTGTGTCAGCCTGATCGCCGGCACCTGTGGGCTACCGCACGTCCTCGTTCGCTTCTACACCGCCGACAACGAGCGCAATGCCCGCTGGGCGACCGTCTGGGGGCTGTTCTTTACCCTGTTGCTGTTTCTGGGAACGACCGCCTACGCCGCGTTCGGCTCCCGGCTGTACCAGGAAAGTGACGTCACCGGCGACTACACCGAGATGACCGGGACGGAGTCGGACACGCTGGTCGTGTTGACAACCCACCTCGCCGGCCTCCCCGAGTGGCTGGTCGGTATCGTCGCCGCGGGTGCGATCGCCGCCGGGCTGGCGACGACCGCCGGCCTGTTCATCTCGGCGTCGTCGGCCGCTGCACACGACATCTACACCAACCTCTACAAGGCAGACGCCAGCCAGCGCGAGCAGATGATCGTCGGCCGCCTGACGATCCTCGTGCTCGGAGCCGTCGTCACGTACCTCGCGCTCAACCCGCCCGCGCTCATCGCCGAGGTCGTCGGCATGTCGTTCGCACTCGCCGGCACCGTGTTGTTCCCGGTGTTCTTCCTCGGCCTGTGGTGGGAAGACGCCACCCGCGAAGGTGCGATCGCCGGGATGCTCGTCGGACTGTTCTTTGGCTTCGGATCGATCCTCAACGAGATCCTCCCGCAGTACGTCGGCGCGCTCTCCGGGGACGCGATCTTCCCGACGTTCGCGACGATCGTTCCCGCGACGTCGTCGTCGCTCGTCGGCGTCCCTGCAGTCATGCTCACGATCGTCGTCGTCTCGCTCGTCACCGAAGCGCCACCGGAAGATGTAAAACGCCTCGTGCGGCAATGTCATAGTCCTGAACCGATGGCGAAGATGCAAACCGCCGAAGACGTCGCCACCGACGGCGGCGAGCCGGCAGACGACTGA
- a CDS encoding universal stress protein gives MYDTILVPTDGSTVAETAVEHAIDVADTYDADVHALYVIDVSAIDVSIGGEQVQRIKDGQFDEMPELEQRATEALAAVTDRADERGLAVTETIATGRPHREITEYATENDADLIVMGSAGRSGVRRALLGSVAERTLRTATIPVLVVDARED, from the coding sequence ATGTACGATACGATACTCGTTCCGACCGATGGAAGCACCGTTGCCGAAACTGCCGTCGAACACGCGATCGACGTCGCCGACACCTACGACGCGGACGTTCACGCGCTGTACGTCATCGACGTCAGTGCGATCGACGTCAGCATCGGCGGTGAGCAGGTACAGCGCATCAAAGACGGGCAGTTCGACGAGATGCCGGAACTCGAACAGCGGGCCACCGAGGCCCTCGCGGCCGTCACCGACCGCGCCGACGAGCGCGGTCTCGCGGTCACGGAGACGATTGCAACCGGCCGTCCCCACCGAGAGATCACCGAATACGCCACGGAAAACGACGCCGACCTGATCGTGATGGGCTCGGCCGGCCGTAGTGGCGTTCGCCGGGCGCTGCTCGGCAGCGTCGCCGAACGAACCCTCCGGACGGCGACGATCCCGGTACTCGTCGTCGACGCCCGCGAGGACTAG